A region of Syntrophorhabdaceae bacterium DNA encodes the following proteins:
- a CDS encoding SDR family oxidoreductase yields MKLLITGISGFIGCSLGAYFAAKGAHIIGFSRREILSPFASENVKTNYRPAEIARLVRRFRPDVIIHAAGPSSVRDSFKDPAEDFSKSVVLFHSLLEGIRMSGIRPLVIFPSSAAVYGNPASLPVSESAPLKPISPYGYHKVLCEKLAEEYAELYSIPSLVVRLFSVFGTRQKRLLVWELFDQFRNRKEVVVEGTGNESRDYIHVDDVARLLEKLLSGVKEKYLIVNVAAGRAVSVKELAYLMKEILNSGKPIVFQGKVRLGDPLKWQADVVLYEAHTAGKVDLDFRLRLRSCLLEWSEPK; encoded by the coding sequence GTGAAACTTTTAATCACCGGCATATCAGGCTTTATCGGCTGTTCCCTCGGGGCATATTTCGCCGCAAAGGGGGCTCATATTATTGGATTCTCAAGGCGAGAGATTCTCAGCCCTTTTGCCTCAGAGAACGTGAAGACGAATTACAGACCGGCCGAAATAGCGCGACTCGTGAGGCGCTTCCGACCCGATGTAATTATTCACGCCGCGGGGCCATCTTCCGTGAGAGACTCCTTCAAAGACCCTGCGGAAGATTTTTCGAAATCGGTCGTCCTGTTTCACTCACTTCTCGAAGGGATACGGATGTCCGGGATAAGGCCACTGGTCATATTCCCGTCCAGTGCAGCCGTCTACGGTAACCCCGCCTCGTTGCCGGTTTCAGAGTCAGCTCCCTTGAAACCCATTTCTCCGTATGGTTATCACAAGGTGTTATGTGAAAAGCTGGCGGAGGAGTACGCGGAACTCTACAGTATCCCTTCCCTTGTAGTAAGATTGTTCTCTGTCTTTGGCACGAGACAGAAGAGGCTTCTTGTGTGGGAATTGTTTGATCAGTTCAGGAACCGTAAGGAAGTTGTCGTCGAGGGGACCGGCAACGAGTCGAGAGACTACATCCATGTTGATGATGTGGCCCGTCTGCTTGAGAAGCTGCTTTCCGGAGTAAAAGAGAAGTATCTCATCGTCAATGTTGCAGCTGGCCGTGCTGTCTCCGTGAAGGAACTCGCCTATCTCATGAAGGAAATTCTGAATAGTGGCAAGCCGATAGTCTTCCAGGGAAAGGTACGGCTTGGTGATCCACTTAAATGGCAGGCCGATGTGGTCCTTTACGAGGCGCACACAGCAGGGAAGGTTGATCTGGATTTCAGACTTAGATTGCGGTCTTGCCTCCTAGAATGGAGCGAACCGAAGTGA
- a CDS encoding acyltransferase, which yields MRIHPSTIVDPVASVKLFNPPQPPKICLEIGEGSHIFASFSLLRPEAKITVGKRCQIGASTFIAAESIEVGDDVLMAWGITLMDTSAHSVLWERRKNDASQCYKDYLEDRNNFIKNKDWSNVPTKKITIGDKVWIGFNAAILKGVTIGERSVIGACSVVTDNVPPDSVVSGNPAHIVRKIDGNGETET from the coding sequence GTGAGAATTCACCCGAGCACAATAGTCGACCCCGTGGCATCCGTGAAACTATTCAACCCTCCTCAGCCGCCTAAAATCTGCCTGGAAATAGGAGAAGGCTCTCATATTTTTGCGAGCTTTAGCCTGTTGAGACCCGAAGCCAAGATCACGGTCGGAAAGCGATGTCAGATAGGGGCATCTACTTTCATCGCTGCTGAATCCATTGAAGTCGGAGATGATGTCCTGATGGCCTGGGGGATAACCCTGATGGATACAAGCGCACACTCAGTACTCTGGGAGCGGAGGAAAAATGACGCAAGCCAGTGCTACAAGGACTACTTGGAGGACAGGAATAACTTCATTAAAAACAAAGACTGGTCAAATGTTCCCACAAAGAAGATAACCATCGGTGATAAGGTTTGGATCGGCTTCAACGCAGCGATCCTCAAAGGAGTGACAATTGGCGAGAGGTCTGTCATCGGCGCCTGCAGCGTGGTGACCGACAATGTACCACCCGATAGCGTGGTCAGCGGCAACCCTGCGCACATTGTCAGGAAGATCGATGGGAATGGCGAGACTGAGACGTGA
- a CDS encoding glycosyltransferase: MKLLIVTEIESIHAARWVNQLKDTGWEVHVFQAMASHSSINPEFCFGVLHVPLQCPVPKGVDARFTLGLGSGVDTWMERIEKKQPGAFQAVHEDYLKKLIEQLKPDVIHSLGLNINWTNICLPVLRVRQELGSRHAVPWFYSSWGTDLSFYPSLSKENREDVEDVIRNCDYLATEHRHDWELAKQMGFQGRFVGFFTGFGGIEKQFAPSLDALCVPSSRRTILVKGRDIADGDPVGRAMTAMDALSLCRDVLKDYHIAIFSAQFSKAVAEKLTMLSATTDLKLHILPHISYKNLMEVYQSSRIFLALTVNDGIPGSLLEAMSAGAFPIHSDLDSIRELITDGENGFLVPPDDPTAVAQALRKALTDDTIIDKAAAINTEIVRKEFLDEVVRPRVLSAYGEIAQSGPVNEKQNKA, translated from the coding sequence GTGAAGCTGCTCATTGTCACGGAAATAGAGAGCATCCACGCGGCCAGGTGGGTAAACCAGCTGAAAGATACTGGTTGGGAAGTGCACGTGTTCCAGGCAATGGCGTCTCATTCTTCGATTAATCCTGAATTCTGTTTTGGCGTTCTCCATGTTCCGCTGCAATGCCCAGTTCCTAAAGGGGTAGACGCTCGTTTCACCTTAGGTCTGGGCAGTGGGGTAGACACGTGGATGGAACGTATCGAAAAGAAGCAGCCAGGTGCTTTCCAGGCTGTGCATGAGGATTACCTGAAAAAACTAATCGAACAGCTGAAACCAGACGTCATTCATTCTCTAGGGCTTAACATAAACTGGACGAACATCTGTCTTCCGGTTCTTCGAGTCCGACAGGAACTCGGATCACGGCATGCAGTACCGTGGTTCTATTCATCCTGGGGAACTGATCTTTCATTTTATCCTTCACTGTCCAAAGAAAACAGGGAAGATGTCGAAGATGTTATAAGGAATTGCGACTACCTCGCCACGGAGCATCGACACGATTGGGAATTGGCGAAGCAGATGGGATTCCAGGGAAGATTTGTTGGCTTCTTCACAGGTTTCGGCGGCATCGAAAAACAATTTGCCCCTTCTCTTGATGCCCTTTGCGTCCCCTCCTCGAGAAGAACCATCCTCGTGAAAGGCAGGGACATTGCAGACGGTGACCCGGTCGGAAGAGCTATGACCGCAATGGATGCGCTAAGCTTGTGCCGAGACGTGTTGAAGGACTATCACATTGCCATATTCTCCGCTCAGTTCTCCAAGGCCGTCGCAGAGAAGTTAACAATGCTATCTGCAACAACAGACTTGAAGCTTCACATCCTGCCGCACATTTCTTACAAGAATCTGATGGAGGTTTATCAATCGTCAAGAATTTTTCTAGCATTGACGGTTAATGACGGTATACCAGGCAGCCTTCTTGAGGCAATGTCAGCTGGCGCTTTTCCTATTCATTCCGACTTAGATTCCATACGTGAATTGATAACCGACGGTGAGAATGGCTTCCTGGTTCCGCCGGATGATCCAACGGCTGTAGCTCAGGCTCTGAGGAAAGCGCTCACTGATGATACGATCATAGATAAGGCGGCGGCAATCAATACTGAGATCGTGAGGAAGGAATTTCTTGATGAAGTTGTTCGGCCTCGAGTCCTTTCGGCCTATGGCGAGATTGCACAATCAGGCCCTGTAAACGAGAAGCAAAATAAAGCAAT